A single genomic interval of Saccharothrix saharensis harbors:
- a CDS encoding GntR family transcriptional regulator → MSGQGPRVSRGESLHHQVARNIRNQIAAGLLRDGQPLPSTRELAEQWGVSVFTINEAMKLLASENVIISKPRAGRVVNAPDQAAHTDVQVHTPRVLLVGGYAGSGKTELGRVLARETGWAMLDKDTLTRPVVEAALEILGCSPHDRESPEYLSRIRPREYEALINALTENVQCGNSAIVTAPFVKEFKDLAWLNRIEATCKDMGAEVSIVWVYCDADTMHTYIRHRGAARDAAKLANWTDYLSVIDVDFRPPVEHSVIDNSASGAPLQDQARELVKAVASNG, encoded by the coding sequence ATGTCTGGCCAGGGTCCGCGCGTCTCGCGTGGCGAGTCCTTGCACCACCAGGTAGCGCGGAACATCAGGAACCAGATCGCGGCAGGTCTGCTCCGTGACGGGCAGCCGCTGCCGTCCACCCGTGAGTTGGCCGAGCAGTGGGGCGTCAGCGTCTTCACGATCAACGAGGCCATGAAGCTGCTCGCCAGCGAGAACGTGATCATCAGCAAGCCGCGGGCGGGACGTGTCGTCAACGCGCCGGACCAGGCCGCGCACACCGACGTGCAGGTACACACACCGCGCGTGCTGCTGGTCGGTGGGTACGCAGGCAGCGGCAAGACCGAGCTCGGTCGCGTTCTGGCACGCGAAACAGGGTGGGCGATGCTCGACAAGGACACCCTTACGCGCCCGGTTGTCGAGGCGGCTCTCGAAATCCTTGGGTGCTCACCACACGACCGGGAGTCGCCCGAGTACCTGTCTCGAATCCGTCCACGCGAGTACGAAGCGCTCATCAACGCGTTGACCGAGAACGTGCAGTGCGGCAACAGCGCGATCGTGACAGCGCCGTTCGTCAAGGAGTTCAAAGACCTCGCCTGGCTGAACAGGATCGAGGCGACCTGCAAGGACATGGGCGCAGAGGTGTCGATCGTGTGGGTCTACTGCGACGCAGACACCATGCACACTTACATTCGCCACCGTGGAGCGGCGCGCGACGCCGCCAAGTTGGCCAACTGGACTGACTACCTCTCAGTCATCGACGTTGACTTCCGTCCGCCGGTCGAGCACTCCGTCATCGACAACAGCGCCTCAGGGGCACCTTTGCAGGATCAAGCGCGGGAGCTGGTTAAAGCCGTTGCCAGCAACGGCTGA
- a CDS encoding NAD(P)-dependent oxidoreductase, with amino-acid sequence MQVLVSNEPDDEVGVEKLSSLKGVEVCTYDPNVSELTAQQRKSEILIPPYRSSHRPIPLLDQLTNLRMVQLLSAGVDEWSAHVPNHVLLSSARGAHAGPVSEWVLSAILAQLRQWPTLVRFQDAGEWAHRRFQADTLDGKRVLIVGAGHIGLMVAKRLAVFGASTTLVANTAREGIHAASELPDLIEGHDIVVITTPLTDETRGLVDQTFLAAMHDGALLVNAARGQIVDTDALIAELRDGRLRAALDVTDPEPLPTGHPLWTCPGLIVSPHSARTVPGTNSLCYSVAVEQVRTLVAGGVPSNAVTR; translated from the coding sequence ATGCAGGTACTTGTCAGCAACGAGCCTGACGACGAAGTAGGCGTGGAAAAGCTCTCCAGCCTCAAGGGTGTCGAGGTGTGCACCTACGACCCGAACGTCTCCGAGCTGACGGCCCAGCAGCGCAAGTCCGAAATCCTGATTCCGCCGTACCGGAGCAGCCACCGCCCGATTCCACTGCTCGATCAGTTGACCAACCTCCGCATGGTGCAACTACTGTCCGCAGGTGTAGACGAGTGGTCGGCGCACGTTCCGAATCACGTGCTCCTGTCGAGCGCCCGCGGTGCCCATGCTGGTCCGGTATCTGAATGGGTTCTATCCGCCATTCTTGCGCAACTGCGTCAATGGCCGACTCTGGTTAGGTTCCAGGACGCAGGAGAGTGGGCGCATCGTCGGTTCCAGGCGGACACGCTCGACGGCAAACGCGTTCTCATCGTGGGTGCCGGGCATATCGGGCTTATGGTGGCCAAACGTCTAGCGGTGTTCGGTGCGTCAACTACACTTGTGGCGAATACGGCACGTGAGGGCATCCATGCGGCTTCCGAGCTTCCCGACCTGATCGAAGGCCACGATATTGTCGTTATTACTACACCTTTGACTGACGAGACGCGTGGACTTGTGGACCAAACCTTCTTAGCTGCGATGCACGATGGTGCGCTGCTAGTGAACGCTGCACGCGGTCAGATCGTCGATACGGACGCCTTGATTGCCGAACTTCGAGATGGCAGATTGCGCGCTGCTCTAGACGTGACAGACCCGGAGCCGCTGCCGACCGGACACCCATTGTGGACCTGCCCAGGGCTCATCGTCAGTCCTCACTCCGCGCGTACGGTTCCCGGCACCAACAGCCTGTGCTACTCGGTGGCTGTGGAGCAGGTCCGGACCTTGGTGGCTGGTGGTGTGCCTTCCAACGCCGTGACGCGATGA
- a CDS encoding pentapeptide repeat-containing protein, with protein MPLPTPTTPRTPLEPMPRRVIATVAALIATATIGLVVALWWAGTAGLSGAELVNARFNALRTGLSIGVGGGGIFALYLAWRRQHATEIGLVQKERDQADVTRAFELQRETAEHTRLHAERVAATTERDAEARRITDLYAKSVEQLGSDKAPVRHGGLYALERLAQDHPDNPALRQTVANVLCAYLRTPFDLPAGSLDADADRAARDEHREQVQEREVRLTAQRILTAHLYIGNDPDSPTATFWADVDLDLTAAVLIDWDMNNGKLRNGVFQNSIFVGEARFNRASFTGNVSFSGAKFTAPASFNDAQFTADARFVGATFTETAVFDAARFTRAARLEDATFMKDSSFDKALFREDAWFVRTLFTGQTWFTEAAFGGYAGFESATFARGGRFENAKFSGAARFWNATFSKHAWFNEAEFREDVEFNNAKFDESFSFTKINHALMVKAGATYTPIMGEATFVEGPQFNEAETIDDDSNRQVKITQGVRFDGATFSKRVKFTRATLLHSPVDQAINYSSWPSGWQPSPDHVAIEDREGTWHYLLTANQAPEITQPGLMPAGE; from the coding sequence GTGCCACTGCCGACACCAACCACGCCGCGCACGCCGCTGGAGCCGATGCCGCGCAGAGTGATCGCGACCGTGGCGGCCCTGATCGCCACGGCGACGATCGGCCTCGTGGTGGCGCTGTGGTGGGCAGGAACCGCGGGTCTGTCCGGCGCGGAGCTGGTGAACGCGCGGTTCAACGCACTACGCACCGGGTTGAGCATCGGAGTAGGCGGAGGCGGAATCTTCGCGCTGTACCTGGCATGGCGACGACAACACGCCACCGAGATCGGACTGGTACAGAAGGAACGCGACCAGGCCGACGTCACCCGCGCCTTCGAACTGCAACGTGAGACCGCCGAGCACACTCGCCTGCACGCTGAACGCGTCGCAGCCACAACCGAACGCGACGCCGAAGCCCGCCGCATCACCGACCTGTACGCGAAGTCGGTGGAACAGCTCGGGTCGGACAAGGCACCGGTACGCCACGGCGGCCTGTACGCACTGGAACGCCTCGCACAGGACCACCCCGATAATCCGGCCCTGCGCCAGACCGTGGCCAACGTGCTCTGCGCTTACCTCCGCACCCCGTTCGACCTCCCTGCGGGCTCGCTCGACGCCGATGCTGACCGGGCCGCACGCGACGAGCACCGCGAACAAGTTCAAGAACGGGAAGTCAGGCTAACCGCTCAACGCATCCTCACCGCCCATTTATACATTGGAAACGACCCGGATAGCCCCACAGCGACCTTCTGGGCCGATGTCGATCTCGATCTTACCGCTGCAGTCCTCATCGACTGGGACATGAATAATGGCAAGCTTCGCAATGGAGTATTCCAAAATTCCATCTTCGTCGGAGAGGCCCGATTCAACAGGGCAAGTTTTACCGGGAACGTCTCGTTTAGTGGCGCAAAATTCACCGCGCCCGCTTCATTCAATGACGCGCAGTTTACTGCAGATGCCCGGTTCGTTGGTGCAACATTCACTGAGACGGCCGTATTTGATGCCGCGAGGTTCACTAGGGCCGCCCGGCTCGAGGATGCGACATTTATGAAGGACTCATCCTTCGATAAAGCCTTATTCAGGGAAGATGCATGGTTCGTTCGTACGTTATTCACCGGTCAAACCTGGTTCACAGAAGCAGCGTTCGGAGGATACGCCGGATTTGAGAGCGCAACATTCGCTCGTGGGGGTCGATTCGAAAACGCGAAGTTCTCCGGTGCCGCCAGGTTCTGGAACGCGACATTCTCCAAGCACGCCTGGTTCAACGAGGCAGAGTTCAGGGAAGATGTCGAGTTCAACAATGCCAAGTTTGACGAAAGCTTCTCATTTACGAAGATCAATCACGCCCTGATGGTCAAGGCGGGCGCGACATACACGCCGATAATGGGTGAAGCAACATTCGTTGAGGGCCCGCAGTTCAACGAAGCGGAGACTATCGACGACGATTCAAATAGGCAAGTAAAAATCACCCAAGGCGTCCGATTCGATGGAGCAACGTTCTCCAAACGCGTCAAGTTCACCAGGGCGACTCTCCTGCACTCTCCCGTCGACCAAGCTATCAATTATTCGTCATGGCCCAGCGGGTGGCAGCCTTCGCCTGACCATGTAGCAATCGAAGACCGTGAAGGTACTTGGCATTATCTTTTGACTGCGAATCAGGCTCCTGAGATCACTCAACCTGGCTTGATGCCAGCCGGTGAGTGA